TTTTCCTTACTTGTAATCTTTTTGTACTTCAAATTGAAGTGCGGAATGTGGGTTACAACTATGTAACGAAAGGTTAAGAGCAAGGCGGTGAGTTAAATTTAATACGTTCTGTACTGTATTTTCCTGTTTCTCCCCTGGCTTTAACCCCATTCATTACGGCATAAGCAAGGTCTAACTCGTCGTCAAACATTTGTCCCGATAGCTCATCTTTTTTAAGATGTTGCCACTCTAATTCAATTGGGTTCATCTCAGAGCAATATTTAGGTAAAAAGAAGATGTATAAACCCTGACTTTCCCACTTTGTCCATAACTGTTGAACTTCCTTGCATCGATGTATCGGACCGTTATCCTGCACTATTACTCTTATACGTCCAACTTTCTCCGCCTCTTGGGCTTCAAATTCCATCATTTGGATATAAGATTTACGATTAACTCCGCCAATAACTAAACCGTAAACAAAGCTTATTAAAGGTTGAAGAAGTCCTATAATGCTTAATCTACGACCACGACGCTTTGTTTGCTCTAAGCATTTTTGCTCCCCTCGTTGGTAATATGTGTAACTTGGCTCACTCCACATACAGAAACCTGATTCATCCAAATATTTCAAATCTATTTCTCCAGTGGCAGCAGACAGTTGCAACATATCTAGGTCTGCTTGCTTAATTTCTCTGGTTTTTGGGTCTTGTTTCCCCTTATGGCTTTTTCTAGCTCGCTTCCAAATGACCCCCTTTTTTTGAGTACCTGTAACGACCTGCAATTATAAACGCTCAAACCTGCAATCAAGGCATTTCCAAACCAGGATTAACTGCAACTATAATTGCGCTTCAACCAGGATTAATTGCAACTGAGCCAGGATTAAATGCAACCAACCTGCAATCATCGGTTTCAACCAGGATTATTTGCAACTAGCGGAAAGCCTCGTCAAACGCAAAGTCTGCCACGGGGAGTATCCCCGGTGGCGAGCTTTGCGGTAGTTTAGTAGTTTGTTAAAAAAATGCCCTAACTTACAAACAAAAGTATTTAAATTTCAACCAGGATTATCTGCAACTATAAGGTAAAAAAACGACCGTTTTTTTTACTGGTATTGCCACCATCAATCAGAACCAAAAATGGAATCAAGTTTGGTAACGAAACTCGGTAATTATATCAAAGGCAACATATCCTGTTAGGTAACGAGTTCTTTTACTTGTTAGGGTTAAAATATGTTGATCGGCTATGCGCGAGTTTCAACTGAAGACCAAAATTTGGATCTGCAAATGGATGCTTTGCGGCAAGCTGGCTGTGAGAAAGTTTACACAGACCATATCAGTGGCGCAAAAGCCGCAAGACCTGGACTTTTATTAGCGTTTGAGGTAGCGCGGACTGGTGATGTCTTGGTGGTATGGCGACTTGACCGCTTAGGAAGGTCGCTCAAAGACTTGATTGAAACGATGGAAACCTTAGATAAACGAGGGATTGGGCTTTCTAGCTTGCAAGAATCCATTACCACTACTTCGGGCAGCGGTAGGTTGATTTTCCATTTGTTCGGTGCATTGGCTGAATTTGAGCGCAACCTAATCTCGGAACGCACAACTGCTGGACTTATGGCAGCGCGTAAGCGCGGTCACAGGGGAGGTAGACCAAAAGCCCTTGACCCAGCTAAACGTCAATTAGCAGTAAAACTGTATACCGAAAGACAACACACCATTATTGAAATATGTAAGTTGATGGGAATCTCCAAACCAACGCTCTACAACTATGTTGCAGAGATAGAAACTGAACATGTTACATAAGCAAATCCCGACAGAGGCACTCATCAATTTACGCCACCGCCTCGATGGTTTGCCTAGTCGTTGCCAAGAGCGTCGAATTCTCATTGAAGAAACAGCAGCACTGTATGGTGTGTCAACCGATACCTTGTATCGGGCTTTGCGTAACTCATCACGCCCAAAATCTATAAATCGCTCAGATAGCGGGACACCCAGAAAACTTTCCATGACTGAAATGGAACGTTACTGCGAGGTCATTGCAGCGATGAAAATCCGTACCAGTAATAAAAAAGGGCGACATATCTCCACAGTCCGGGCAATTGAACTGTTGGAAGAATTTGGAATGGAAACACCTGATGGTTTTGTCCAACCGCCCAAAGGCGCGTTAACTAGAAGCACTGTCAATTATTACTTGAAAACCTGGGGGTATGACACTGAACGTATGACCAGGCAACCTCCTGCGGTACGTTTTCAGGCGAATCACAGCAATGAATGTTGGCATTTCGACCTCAGCCCATCCGACCTTAAGCACGTAAAACAGCCATCATGGGTGGAATCGGGTAAGGGCAATCCACTACTGATGCTGTATAGCATTGTCGATGACCGTAGTGGCGTATGTTACCAGGAATATCACTGTGTTTATGGGGAGAATGTGGAAGCTGCATTACGCTTCTTATTTAATGCGATGACGTTGAAAACAACCGATGGATTTCCCTTTCATGGGATTCCAGAGATGATTTACACCGACAATGGACCAATTGCTAAAAGCCATGTATTCCAAAATGTGATGGATTGCTTGAAAATCAAGCTGGTCACGCATATGCCTGCGGGCAAAGATGGTCGCAGGGTAACAGCTCGCTCCAAGGGTAAAGTGGAAAGACCTTTTCGGACGGTTAAAGAAGCTCACGAAACTCTGTATCACTTTCACGAACCGGAAAGCGACGTTGAAGCTAACTTGTGGTTGCGTCAGTATTTATTGCATTACAACGATAAACCACACCGACTTGAACCACATTCGCGGATGGAAGATTGGTTGCGAAATACGCCCAAGTCTCCCCTACGCGAGATGTGCAGTTGGGAGCGCTTTTGTACCTATGCCCGCGAGCCACAACGGAGGAAAGTGGGAACCGATGCTAGGGTATCCGTAGAGGGCGTGGCTTACGAGGTAGAACCTGACTTGGCAGGGGAAACTGTTGTGCTGTGGTGGGGTTTATTTGATAACGAATTGTACGTAGAGTTTAACGACCAACGCTATGGACCATTTTACCCAGTTGATGGTCCCATTCCCCTACACCGCTACCGTAAATTCAAAAAAACTAAAACCGAAGAACGGGCAGATAAAATTGCCGATTTAGCTAAAAAGTTGGGCTTGCCACGAACAGCTTTAGACAAAAATGCGGACTTACAATTTCTAGTAGATAAGTACAAGGAACTTACGCCAACTGTCACACCTTTTAATGACCCCGACCCATACCAAGAATTTACTTATCCCACTGTATTGCTGGCTAAACTGGCGATTTCCGATTATCTCGCCAAACCGTTGGCTAAATTATCCACCGAACAGTTGGCGTTTATTGATACGTTGCTAGCTGAGACTTTAATTAAAAAAGTGATTATTGAAAGAGTGCGTTTGTATTTCCACTCAAATAAGGGAGGAGAACAAAATGCTTACTGAAGTCATGGAACATTTTCGGTTGGTTAGAGAGTTTCCCAAGGCTGGGTACTACGAGACGGAACACCAAAAGCAAATGTTTAAGGATATTAAATCTGCCATCCATTCAGGGAAGTTGGTTGCCATCACGGGAATTATTGGCTGTGGCAAGACAACTACTTTACGACGTTTATTTGAAGTTTTGGAGAAGGAAGGCAAGATTTTAGTCTCAAAGTCCCTTTCTGTTGATAAAGACCGGGCAACGCTACCAACACTTATTGCTGCCTTATTTTACGATTTATCCACAGACAAGGAAATTAAAATCCCAAAAGACGGCGAAAAACGGGAACGGGAACTGCGCGACCTGATTAGAAAAGGTAAAAAGCCAGTGGCACTGTTTGTTGATGAGGCTCATGACCTACACTACAGTACTTTGACGGGACTCAAACGTTTAATCGAAGTAGTTGAGGATGGTGGTGGCACACTTTCGGTGGTATTAGCTGGTCATCCCAAACTCAAAAATGATTTGCGCCGTCCAACTATGGAAGAAATTGGGTATCGGTCAACGGTTTTTTCCTTGGAGGGCATGGTTGGCAGTCAACGAGAATATATTGAATGGCTGGTATCTGAATGTACTATGGTGGATACTCCCATAGATGAAATCTTGGAGGTAGAAGCTATTGAATTACTGGCTACCCGTCTAAGGACACCACTACAAATCGAACAACATTTGACACTAGCTTTGGAGGCTGCGTACCGAGTCGCTGTTAAACCTGTTACTACGGTGATTGTGGAGTCGGTTTTGTCGAAGCAAATTGACGATTTGGAACCCACCTTAACCCGGCATGGTTACGATGTCAGGGGCTTGGCGGAACAGTTTAATACCAAACCATCTGAAATTAAATTGCTGTTTCGCGGGCAACTTGACCCCGCGCGATCGCGTGAATTACAGGAGCAAATGTTAGCGGCAGGACTGCCACTTTGAGCGGATTGAAAATGTAATAAAAATGGAAGTATTTTGTTCGTATTTATAGTTGCAAATAATCCTGGTTGAAACAGATGATTGCAGGTTGGTTGCATTTAATCCTGGCTCAGTTGCAATTAATCCTGGTTGAAGCGCAATTATAGTTGCAGTTAATCCTGGTTTGGAAATGCCTTGATTGCAGGTTTGAGCGTTTATAATTGCAGGTCGTTACAAGTACCCGTCTTAACCTGTCGGGACTCAATTCAACTTTGCGAACGACTTGTCGTCGCGCAAGCTTCGCTCTTAAGTTTTTGAACTAATTGAAGACTATTGTATGTACGGGGTTCTTTTTTAAGGCATTCTTCCAAAAAAACTATATCTTCTTCCTTATACTTGGTTTTTCCCCCTCGACCTGGTAGCTCCCAAAGCCCTTCTAAACCTAGTTTTTGCCATTTATGCAAAACTTCCCTTACTGTTTGTGGAGTCCAGTTAAAATGAGCAGCTATTTTTTCAACATACCACCCGTGTGCATTTAACCTGACTACCTCTGCTCGGTCTTTGACTTTCTGTGGTACATCCACAGTTCTCAGGTTTAATAGAGTTTTGTCTTGCTTATGAGTTAGAAACACCCTTAAACGAGCGCCCATATATTGTTTCCCTCGGTAGATGCATTCTCCGTATTTACTTATCTTTACATAGTTTGGTTTTTTCGCGCCGACTTACTTAGTCACTTGTATATAGAGTTTCATTAAATTCATTTTGTCCGATAGCGGATAACGTTATCCGCATTCATTATAATTATCCCTACACCGCAAAAATTTGAGCATCAACAATCGTGAGCAAAACCCGCATCATTGCCTTATTTAACCAATCCGGGGGCGTTGCCAAGACCACTCTAACCCACAACCTGGGCTATCACCTTGCTGCCAACAAACGCCGAGTCCTACTAGTTGATATGGACCCGCAGGCAAGCCTTACCAATTTCTTAGGCATAGACCCCGAAACCCAAGAAAAAACCATCTACAACGCCATCATTGACGAGGAAGCATTATTTATTTACCCCGAAAAAATCCACGGAATGCAGCTTGCACCTACTAATATCAACCTCAGTGCTGCCGAACTCCTACTACCAGCCGCAACTGCTAGGGAATATCGTCTCGCTGAAGCGCTTACACCCATAAAGGATAATTACGACTTTATTCTGATCGACTGTCCCCCATCACTTGGTATTTTGAGTATCGTTAGTTTAACTGCTGCCACACATTTGCTTGTACCCATCCAATGTCAGTTTAAATCCTTCCTCGGTACTGACCTACTATTGGATACCGTCGCCCGTGTTAAGAAAAAACTCAACAAAAATCTCCAAATCGCTGGGTTTATTCCTACGATGTTAGATAGCCGTACAGCACAGGAAACCCGTACCCTTGCTGCGGTACAGGAACAACTTTCCCAAGTAGCGACTATATACCCTGCCATCCCCAAATCCATCGCTTTTGCCGATGCATCCGAGCGCAGAATACCACTTGCTATGTATGATAAAAACCACGCAGCTGTCAAAGTGATGAAAAAAATAGCTAAAGAATTAGAAAAACTTGAAGTAAAACCGTAAAATCGTGAGCAAGAAAGACATAGCATACAATGCAAAACTCAAACACACCAAGCCGCTTGATTTAATGTTTGGTGGTGAAGATTCTGATTTTTCCGAACAAAGCTCTGTGCCAACAACGTCCGATTTTTCTGAGCAAATCTCAGGAAATAAAACCAGCAATACAATTGATCGAGAGCAAATTAAATTAGACCCAAACCAACCCCGACGGTATTTTGACCCGAAAAAGCTTGAAAAACTCGCCCAGTCCATCAAGGAGCTAGGTATACTCGAACCGTTGCTCGTACGTCCGTTAAATGATGGTTACTACGAACTCATCGCTGGGGAACGTCGCTTCAAAGCCGCAGGAATTGCAGGGCTTTCGGAAGTGCCATGTATCGTCAAGGAAATGGATGACGAGACTGTCAAGCAGGTACAGTTAATCGAAAACCTCCAGCGCGAAGATTTGAACGCATATGAGGAAACTATCGGGATTTTGGAGTTACTAGCGTTGCGGTTGAAAATGACTCAGGATGAGGTAATCAGCCTGCTGAATCGCATCGAAAAAGCCAACCGCAAAAAAGCGGATAAGGTTATTCGCCATGACAGTAAAGAACAAACGGATAATGTTATTCACCATGACAGTAAAGAACAAGCGGATAACGTTATTCGCCATGACAATGATGAGTCAGAGGACGATGTTATTCGCCACAATGATGAGTCAGAGGATAAAAAAGCAGATAACGTTACTCCCTCAAAAAGGAAGAAGCAAGCGAATAATGTTATTCGCCTAGAAGAAATTGAGATAGTAAACAAGGTATTTGCTTCAATTGGCAGGCTTTCCGCCGAATCATTCCGAGCAAATCGCCTCCCCTTATTAAACCTTCCTGGTGATATTCAACAAGCATTGGCATCGGGGACAATCGAGTACACCAAAGCCCGTGCGATCGCACGAGTCAAATCCGAGCCAGAGCGTTTGCAGTTACTCGATAAAGCCATAAATCAAAACCTGTCGTTAACTCAAATCAAAGAGATAATTCTAGGGTTGGAATCATCCGAGCAAAAAGAAATACCACCAGAAAAAGCTGCTAGCCAACGGGTTGCGAATATCGGTAAGCGGCTTAAGGAAGCGAAGGTATGGGATGATGTCAAAAAGCGCAGGAAGTTAGAAAAATTATTGGGTGATATTGAAAAGCTTCTTGATGAACAAGCGTGTTAATGGTTGATTATTTTACAAGTTGGTCAACACCATGAAGATAATTGTGTTTGCCTTAAAGAAATGCGATCGATGGTGTAACTATTTAGCTTAAAATAATAAAACCCCTCGTGGGTGGCTGCGCTAACAGCCGAAATCCCCAGGGGCAGTACGTTATAGAGCTAACGCACATGAACATCATACTTCACAAAGTCAATGATTCGCAGATTGGGCAACGTCGTGAGGATGGCTATATCAATCTCACGAAAATGGCTCAAGCCTCAAACAGAAAACTCAATGATTATTTAAGGCTTAGTACGGCAAAAGCTTTTATAGATAAGCTTTCTGCCGATACGGGAATTCCCGTATCGGGGAAAAATGGGCTTGTTCAAGTGCATAAGGGTGGTAATAATAAAACGACACAAGGTACATGGGGACATCCTCAAGTAGCAATCAATTGTGGTCAATGGTGTAGCCCAGAATTCGCCGTGCTGGTTAGCAAATGGGTTTTTAGTTGGATAGCTAATGCCCAAAATCCAGTTAAAGAAAACTGCGATGGGCAAAGCCCGGTCTTCGACCATCGCTCAAATCAATTTTCTGACGTAGTTAAAGCTTACATTGAAAGTTCACAAGCCCTAAACCGTGCAATTCATACAGCAATCCATCAACAAACCGACTCGCTTCGAGAAGCTTTAAAGTTTTTAGATAGTTACAATGATGTAACTGTCACTGTTTTAGCAGCAGAAGCCAAACTGGTAGAACAAACTTGCACAACCAGCGATACCGTTTGCATTGATTTAATTACACTTCCTGACGAACAACCCCGACGTTACTTTGACGGGCAGAAATTAGAAGAATTATCTCATTCGATTAAGGAGTTTGGCATTTTAGAACCTCTGCTGGTGCGTCCTCTCAGTGGGGGAAATTATGAGTTAATTGCTGGAGAACGACGATTACGTGCATCTCAAATTGCTGGTTTAACCAGTGTACCCGTTCTTGTGCGTGAGATGGACGATACCACCACTCGTGCTTGCCGCTTAATCGAAAACCTCCAACGCGAAGATTTGAATGTCTATGAAGAAACTATTGGGATTTTAAATTTATTGGCGTTGCAGTTAAAGACAACTGAGGATAAAGTAATCAGCCTGCTCAACCGCATAGAAAAAGCCAACCGCAAAAAAGCGGATGAGTGCGGCTCTTTTAGTAAGACAGGAAATGTAGTTTAGACAGGTATTGGAAGGGGTGAAGGGGTAATAGGGCAACGGGCTTTAGCAACTCGCTTCATCAAGGGAATTGCACCTTGATACAGAGCAAGATGATTGCGTTTATGCTCTTGGTGTAAATGGAAGCGCCAATACTTATCCCAATCCCCGCTAATATACAAAGAACGAAGCCGTAAAACAGCCTCGGCACCAGCTAGACTCCATCTGGCACCAGTAATATCCATCCGATCTTTAATCAGATGACGGCAAGCACCTTCGATAACTCCGGTAGCAATTGGCAACCCAGCTTTTAAATAATCATGGTATTTGAGATATTCGCGGTTGTTGAGCAAATATCTGGCACAGTTATCCACAGGTTTGCGTTCTTGGGGTGTGAGTTTACGTTTTGTCGCGCTTGTTCGCATCCCAGAAGCAACATCACTGGATTTCCCCTCAAGGATAGACTTCAAACGTTTCGTAACCCAGGCTTCGGCTTGTTTATCCGTACTGGAATAAAATACAAATGCTGCTTTCCACAAATACTCAATCACATGGATAATATCCAGGACAATAGTCAGTTCGAGGTGATGTTTTTTGGCAAATTTCTTCATCAACGATAATTGTTGCTTATTACCATCGACCAAGGCACAAAAGCGTTTTTGCCGATCTGGATCACGATGCAATGCCTCATCGAAAGCCTCTTTAATGACGACTTCTGGTTCCTTGGCAACAGAAGCCCAAACCCTTTTCCCAATAGGTTTAGGACGCTTTATTTTCTTATCCTCATCGGATGGGTTAACTATTTGCTCAACTGTACGAACAAACGGGTTGATTGTGTAAACTGAAGCTACCGTTGCCATTCGTTTGGCATTGGCCTTTTCTCCTTTGGTTAAACGCTTATCTAACTTCTTGCTGGAAGCTTGCGCTCGTTTTTGGGTTTGGGGACGTAAATCCTCTGTACGCACCGCCACTTCGACACTGGGCACAGCCCGTGTCGAGTGGCTCACAATCACACCTTTCCCATCTGCACTGATTACAACAATTTCTCCTATTTCCTCAACTTGTACCGCTTCTGCCTGTTGATATGTGTAGAAATCATCAAAATCGACAGCGCTCTGGTACGCTAGTTCTTCTGCTTGCCGTTTACCAATTTTGGCTGCTGTTGTTTTTTCGATAATATCCACTGTTTCCCTAAATCCTGAACGAGCTACTTCCACTGCTACTCGTTGTCTTAATCCGTGAGAATATTGTTCTGCTGGTAGGTTTAGCTCTGCATCTAATGGAAATAGGGTGTTTATCTTTCTACCTCCGTAACCGATTCGGTTTGCGATTACTGTGCCAAATATTGTTGTTAATTTCCTTGACAATTTTTTCTTGTGCGTTCGCTTGGCTTGGTCTTTTCCTACCCACTCAGAATCCGTTTCGTCTTGGCTACGCTTATCAAAGTATCCTTGTAACAGCCTTCTAAGTAGTTCATATCCATTATCAAGCAACTTACTTTCTATTTCTCCATGCTCCAACCCACAAATACTATCTGAGTCCAGCCAACCAACTATTTCTTCAAATAGTTCTCGTGCTTCTTCCCAAAACATCCCTGGATTTGATCTAGATGCTTGCATACGTCCGTACTTATTCCCGTTTTTATCTTTTGACAAGCAAGGATGCATCTGTTTCATTTTTGGACTGAAACATTACTCTGGTTGACTTGTCTCCTATTACTCTTATACCATACCTTGTGCTACTAAAAGAGTCGCACCCAAAGCGGATAATGTTATTCTCCCAAAAGATATTGAGATAGTAAATAATGTATTTGCTTCTATTGGTAGGCTTTCCGCCGAATCATTCCGAGCAAATCGTCTCCCCTTATTAAACCTTCCTGGTGATATTCAACAAGCATTGGCATCGGGGACAATCGAGTATACCAAAGCCCGTGCGATCGCACGAGTCAAATTAGAGTCACAGCGATCGCAGTTACTTGATGAAACTATAAATCAAAATCTGTCGCTAACTCAAATCAAAGAGATAATTCAAGGGTTGGAATCATCTGAGAAGAAAGAAATATCACCAGAAAAAGTTGCTAGCCAACGGGTTGCGAATATCGGTAAGCGGCTTAAGGAAGCGAAGGTATGGGATGATGTCAAAAAGCGCAAGAAGTTGGAAAAATTGTTGGGTGATATTGAAAAACTACTGGATGAGCCTAATATTAATGACTGATTATTTTATAAGTTGCTCAACACTGTTAAATCCTCAAAACAGTGGAATTAATTAGGGACAGGAATTTACTGAACTTTTGTTCTTGCATTTTTTGGAAAATCAAACATAAACCCTTGACGAAACAATTCGATTTTCCGCATCTAGTGTAAAGTCATAGGTATTTAAAAAATCAGGTTGCCAATTTTCAGGCTTCTGGCAAATTGCTAATGGAACTCCTGCTAGGTCAAACCATTGTATTTCGTTCCCAACCTCTACTGGTACTACCCTCCAATTTTTACTTGGAGCTTTGCTGAAATCTTTAAGCAAATTGACATCTATTTTCTTGGGAGGTTTGGGGGTTGGTAAATGTCGTTCAACATCGGAAAATGATTGCTCTGTCCAATTTCTAATGTTGACCGCATTAAGATATTCATTTGGTTCTAGTTCTCGCTCGCTAATGTATTGGTAGTAAGTTTGCGCTAATTCCTCAGCTTGTTTGCGAGTTGTTACATCTTCTACTTTAGCAAGCAAATATGCAGCTACTGGGTCTAAAGTTCCCCATACAATAAGTTCTTTCATCCAAAAAACAATCCAAGGTAGTCCGGTTTGTGACCAATTTTCGAGGGATGATTCAACTAACTCACCACCAAAAGCTTCATCGATTGCAAGTGCAATAATACTTCCTAAACCCCAGTTAAACCGATATGTAAAATTTTGACTAATATATGAATGCCATTTTGAAACTTGCTTTGCTGTAGGCTTTTTAGCTGCTGTATTAGGGTCAAGCCACCACCTTAGTATTTCATTCCAAGAAATCTTGCCAGATGATTCTTCAAGTTTGAATTTAGATAAAGTAGCTAAATTACTAACTATATTTTCGATATACTTCAAGCGTTGCTCTACTGTCCAAATAGCATAATCTCCACCCGTATTAAATATTTCTTTGAGTTTAGGGTAAAGAGTTAAAAGTTGATTTCCATCACGGGGTGGTAAACTAGTGCGATATAAGCGCCGACGTTGCGAAACATCTCTATAAATTTCTGTTTTTAGTGCTTTCCCGCGTTTAATAAATAAGTTTCCTAACCTTTCTTGTTCGATACTAGCGTAATGGGCAAAGCTTCGTTGCCAAATTTTTTGTAGTTGTTCTTCTAACTCATTAGGGCTTAAATCTTTTGCTTTTAGCTGCTCGATTTCAACAATAACGGCTAGTAAAATACTATCTAATGAATCTAAAGTTTCAATAGCTGATGATTCTGCTTCAGAAAGATTATTACCATAAGAAAGTGGTGCTGTTTGTTCCAGCCAGGTTATGAAATTATCATCATAAAAATTATTTTCGCCGAAAGTTGCTTCTGGTAAAGTAAACAAAATATCTTCTAAATTAGGAAGAGAAATATGTCGCCATTGTTCTTCTAAATTAAGTAATAATTGCGCTAAGGGACTTTGGGGATTATATATTTTGTCGCTAGGGTTATCTTGTATAGTTAAATCATTTACAAGGGAACGATATTGATTACGAATTTTTGTTGACTTTTGTCTTTCCTTATT
The sequence above is a segment of the Calothrix sp. PCC 6303 genome. Coding sequences within it:
- a CDS encoding recombinase family protein, whose amino-acid sequence is MLIGYARVSTEDQNLDLQMDALRQAGCEKVYTDHISGAKAARPGLLLAFEVARTGDVLVVWRLDRLGRSLKDLIETMETLDKRGIGLSSLQESITTTSGSGRLIFHLFGALAEFERNLISERTTAGLMAARKRGHRGGRPKALDPAKRQLAVKLYTERQHTIIEICKLMGISKPTLYNYVAEIETEHVT
- a CDS encoding DDE-type integrase/transposase/recombinase; translation: MPTEALINLRHRLDGLPSRCQERRILIEETAALYGVSTDTLYRALRNSSRPKSINRSDSGTPRKLSMTEMERYCEVIAAMKIRTSNKKGRHISTVRAIELLEEFGMETPDGFVQPPKGALTRSTVNYYLKTWGYDTERMTRQPPAVRFQANHSNECWHFDLSPSDLKHVKQPSWVESGKGNPLLMLYSIVDDRSGVCYQEYHCVYGENVEAALRFLFNAMTLKTTDGFPFHGIPEMIYTDNGPIAKSHVFQNVMDCLKIKLVTHMPAGKDGRRVTARSKGKVERPFRTVKEAHETLYHFHEPESDVEANLWLRQYLLHYNDKPHRLEPHSRMEDWLRNTPKSPLREMCSWERFCTYAREPQRRKVGTDARVSVEGVAYEVEPDLAGETVVLWWGLFDNELYVEFNDQRYGPFYPVDGPIPLHRYRKFKKTKTEERADKIADLAKKLGLPRTALDKNADLQFLVDKYKELTPTVTPFNDPDPYQEFTYPTVLLAKLAISDYLAKPLAKLSTEQLAFIDTLLAETLIKKVIIERVRLYFHSNKGGEQNAY
- a CDS encoding ExeA family protein, whose translation is MLTEVMEHFRLVREFPKAGYYETEHQKQMFKDIKSAIHSGKLVAITGIIGCGKTTTLRRLFEVLEKEGKILVSKSLSVDKDRATLPTLIAALFYDLSTDKEIKIPKDGEKRERELRDLIRKGKKPVALFVDEAHDLHYSTLTGLKRLIEVVEDGGGTLSVVLAGHPKLKNDLRRPTMEEIGYRSTVFSLEGMVGSQREYIEWLVSECTMVDTPIDEILEVEAIELLATRLRTPLQIEQHLTLALEAAYRVAVKPVTTVIVESVLSKQIDDLEPTLTRHGYDVRGLAEQFNTKPSEIKLLFRGQLDPARSRELQEQMLAAGLPL
- a CDS encoding helix-turn-helix domain-containing protein, producing the protein MGARLRVFLTHKQDKTLLNLRTVDVPQKVKDRAEVVRLNAHGWYVEKIAAHFNWTPQTVREVLHKWQKLGLEGLWELPGRGGKTKYKEEDIVFLEECLKKEPRTYNSLQLVQKLKSEACATTSRSQS
- a CDS encoding ParA family protein encodes the protein MSKTRIIALFNQSGGVAKTTLTHNLGYHLAANKRRVLLVDMDPQASLTNFLGIDPETQEKTIYNAIIDEEALFIYPEKIHGMQLAPTNINLSAAELLLPAATAREYRLAEALTPIKDNYDFILIDCPPSLGILSIVSLTAATHLLVPIQCQFKSFLGTDLLLDTVARVKKKLNKNLQIAGFIPTMLDSRTAQETRTLAAVQEQLSQVATIYPAIPKSIAFADASERRIPLAMYDKNHAAVKVMKKIAKELEKLEVKP
- a CDS encoding ParB/RepB/Spo0J family partition protein, with the translated sequence MSKKDIAYNAKLKHTKPLDLMFGGEDSDFSEQSSVPTTSDFSEQISGNKTSNTIDREQIKLDPNQPRRYFDPKKLEKLAQSIKELGILEPLLVRPLNDGYYELIAGERRFKAAGIAGLSEVPCIVKEMDDETVKQVQLIENLQREDLNAYEETIGILELLALRLKMTQDEVISLLNRIEKANRKKADKVIRHDSKEQTDNVIHHDSKEQADNVIRHDNDESEDDVIRHNDESEDKKADNVTPSKRKKQANNVIRLEEIEIVNKVFASIGRLSAESFRANRLPLLNLPGDIQQALASGTIEYTKARAIARVKSEPERLQLLDKAINQNLSLTQIKEIILGLESSEQKEIPPEKAASQRVANIGKRLKEAKVWDDVKKRRKLEKLLGDIEKLLDEQAC
- a CDS encoding ParB/RepB/Spo0J family partition protein, translating into MNIILHKVNDSQIGQRREDGYINLTKMAQASNRKLNDYLRLSTAKAFIDKLSADTGIPVSGKNGLVQVHKGGNNKTTQGTWGHPQVAINCGQWCSPEFAVLVSKWVFSWIANAQNPVKENCDGQSPVFDHRSNQFSDVVKAYIESSQALNRAIHTAIHQQTDSLREALKFLDSYNDVTVTVLAAEAKLVEQTCTTSDTVCIDLITLPDEQPRRYFDGQKLEELSHSIKEFGILEPLLVRPLSGGNYELIAGERRLRASQIAGLTSVPVLVREMDDTTTRACRLIENLQREDLNVYEETIGILNLLALQLKTTEDKVISLLNRIEKANRKKADECGSFSKTGNVV
- a CDS encoding ISKra4-like element ISCasp2 family transposase codes for the protein MKQMHPCLSKDKNGNKYGRMQASRSNPGMFWEEARELFEEIVGWLDSDSICGLEHGEIESKLLDNGYELLRRLLQGYFDKRSQDETDSEWVGKDQAKRTHKKKLSRKLTTIFGTVIANRIGYGGRKINTLFPLDAELNLPAEQYSHGLRQRVAVEVARSGFRETVDIIEKTTAAKIGKRQAEELAYQSAVDFDDFYTYQQAEAVQVEEIGEIVVISADGKGVIVSHSTRAVPSVEVAVRTEDLRPQTQKRAQASSKKLDKRLTKGEKANAKRMATVASVYTINPFVRTVEQIVNPSDEDKKIKRPKPIGKRVWASVAKEPEVVIKEAFDEALHRDPDRQKRFCALVDGNKQQLSLMKKFAKKHHLELTIVLDIIHVIEYLWKAAFVFYSSTDKQAEAWVTKRLKSILEGKSSDVASGMRTSATKRKLTPQERKPVDNCARYLLNNREYLKYHDYLKAGLPIATGVIEGACRHLIKDRMDITGARWSLAGAEAVLRLRSLYISGDWDKYWRFHLHQEHKRNHLALYQGAIPLMKRVAKARCPITPSPLPIPV